One Argopecten irradians isolate NY unplaced genomic scaffold, Ai_NY scaffold_0817, whole genome shotgun sequence DNA window includes the following coding sequences:
- the LOC138313653 gene encoding phosphatidylethanolamine N-methyltransferase-like, which yields MLDSQPKWPALYENWILWSGYASIWIGATLVFSSFYSLGFYGTFLGDYFGIKMNERVTGFPFNVLENPMYVGSTLNFLGAALVKASQTGVVVTVLVAIVYKVALMYEGPFTAYIYSQRRKNTMITPV from the exons ATGCTTGACAGTCAGCCTAAATGGCCTGCTCTGTATGAGAACTGGATTCTCTGGTCGGGATACGCCTCCATTTGGATCGGAGCAACTCTTGTATTCTCTAGTTTTTATAGCCTTGGCTTCTACGGAACATTCCTTG GTGATTATTTTGGGATAAAGATGAACGAGAGAGTCACAGGTTTCCCCTTCAACGTGTTAGAAAATCCAATGTATGTGGGATCAACTCTAAATTTTCTAGGGGCAGCTCTGGT AAAAGCCAGCCAGACAGGTGTAGTGGTGACGGTGTTAGTAGCCATAGTTTACAAAGTTGCCTTAATGTATGAAGG GCCTTTCACAGcatatatctacagtcaaagaagAAAGAATACCATGATCACTCCTGTCTAG